The genomic stretch tattctaggtcggaaccatccagggtggtgatgctagtcgggcatgcgggtgcaggcagcgaccggttgaaaagcatgcatttggttttactagcgtttaagagcagttggaggccacggaaggagtgttgtatggcattgaagcttgtttggaggttagatagcacagtgtccaaagacgggccgaaggtatatagaatggtgtcgtctgcgtagaggtggatcagggaatcgcccgcagcaagagcaacatcattgatatacacagagaaaagagtcggcccgagaattgaaccctgtggcacccccatagagactgccagaggaccagacagcatgccctccgatttgacgcactgaactctgtctgcaaagtaattggtgaaccaggcaaggcagtcatccgaaaaaccgaggctcctgagtctgccgataagaatatggtgattgacagagtcgaaagccttggcaaggtcgatgaagacggctgcacagtactgtcttttatcgatggcggttatgatatcgttgagtaccttgagtgtggctgaggtgcacccatgaccggctcggaaaccagattgcacagcggagaaggtgcggtgggattcgagatggtcagtgacctgtttgttgacttggctttcgaagaccttagataggcagggcaggatggatataggtctgtaacagtttgggtccagggtgtctccccctttgaagagggggatgactgcggcagctttccaatccttggggatctcagacgatatgaaagagaggttgaacaggctggtaataggggttgcgacaatggtggcagatagtttcagaaatagagggtccagattgtcaagcccagctgatttgtacgggtccaggttttgcagctctttcagaacatctgctatctggatttggttaaaggagaacctggagaggcttgggcgaggagctgcggggggggcggagctgttggccgaggttgaagtagccaggcggaaggcatggccagccgttgagaaatgcttattgaagttttcgataatcatggatttatcagtggtgaccgtgttacctagcctcagtgcagtggtcagctgggaggaggtgctcttgttctccatggacttcacggtgtcccagaactttttggagttggagctacaggatgcaaacttctgcctgaagaagctggccttagctttcctgactgactgcgtgtattggttccggacttccctgaacagttgcatatcacggggactattcgatgttATTGCAgaccgccacaggatgtttttgtgctggtcgagggccgtcaggtctggggtgaaccaagggctgtatctgttcttagttctgcattttttgaacggagcatgcttatctaaaatggtgaggaagttacttttaaagaatgaccaggcatcctcaactgacgggatgaggtcgatgtccttccaggatacccgggccaggtctattagaaaggcctgctcacagaagtgttttagggagcgtttgacagtgatgaggggtggtcgtttgactgtggCTCCGTAGcggtgatcgctgagatcctggttgaagacagcggaggtgtatttggagggccagttggtcaggatgacgtctatgagggttcCCATTGTTTACAGAGTTacggttgtacctggtgggttccttgatgatttgtgtgagattgagggcatctagcttagattgtaggactggcgaggtgttaagcatatcccagtttaggtcacctaacagaacaaacccagccaggtgaacctacctctagatcgatgtagtgtctagtgtcccagccaggtgaacctacctctagctccatgtagtgtctagtgtcccagccaggtgaacctacctctagatcgatgtagtgtctagtgtcccagccaggtgaacctacctctagatctatgtagtgtcccagccaggtgaacctacctctagatcgatgtagtgtctagtgtcccagccaggtgaacctacctctagCTCCATGTAGTGTCCCAGGCCCTCCACTGAGTCCAAGTGAACCCTCGTCTGACCAACCAGGAacagcctcctctccttcctcacctCACCCTTAACCCCTAGAGAATCAGCCAgcacagtctacacacacacacacacacacacacacacacacacacattaatacacaccaCCTCACCTCGAGCCCACTCTAAACTAGTCACTAATTATTCCCTCAGGGTCttgtgtggtagagagagtagTGGTATGGTAGAGAGAGTAGTGGTGTGGTAGAGAGTGTAGTGGTATGGTAGGGACAGTAGTGTTGTAGTAGGTACAGGAGTATTGGAGTAGGTACAGTAGTGTTGTAGTAGCTACTCACTGTGTAGTAGGGACAGTAGTGTTGGAGTAGGTACAGGAGTATTGTAGTAGATACAGTAGTGTTGTAGTAGCTACTCACTGTGTAGTAGGGACAGTAGTGTTGGAGTAGGTACAGGAGTATTGTAGTAGGTACAGTAGTGTTGGAGTAGGTACAGGAGTATTGGAGTAGGTACAGTAGTGTTGGAGTAGGTACAGTAGTGTTGGAGTAGCTACAGTAGTGTTGGAGTAGCTACTCACTGTGTAGTAGGGACAGTAGTGTTTTAGTAGGTACAGTAGTGTTGGAGTAGGTACTCACTGTGTAGTAGGTACAGTAGTGTTGGAGTAGGTACAGGAGTATTGTAGTAGGTACAGGAGTATTGTAGTAGGTACAGTAGTGTTGGAGTAGGTACTCACTGTGTAGTAGGGACAGTAGTGTTTTAGTAGGTACAGTAGTGTTGGAGTAGGTACTCACTGTGTAGTAGGGACTGTAGTGTTGTAGTAGGTACAGTAGTGTTGTAGTAGGTACAGGAGTGTTGTAGTAGGTACTCACTCTGAGCCCCTCTGGGTCCtgtgtagtagagagagagtagttggACACCTTGGGCCCGTCACAATCTGGTCTCTCATAGAAGATCAGCTGACCACTCCCATCCTGCTGGACAAATACAACTTCAGTCCAAAgcatgtgggggtggggtggtgtttatatgtgtgtggggggggggtttacgtggggggggggtttacatgtgtgttgtgtgtgtgtgtgtgtggggggagtgtgtttgtgtgtgtgtgtgtgtggtgtggtgtggtttgttgagtgtgggggtgtgggggtggtgtggtgtggtgtggtgtgtgtgtgtgtgtgtgtgtgtgtgtgtgtgtgtgtgtgtgtgtgtgtgtgtgtgtgtgtgtgtgtgtgtgtgtgtgtgtgtgtgtgtgtgtgtgtgtgtgtgtgtgtgtgtgtgtgtgtgtgtgtgtgtgtgtaccatcagGTTACGTAGTTTAAGCCGTCCGGTGCTGCAGTTGAAGAACGTGTCCTGCTGGCGGATTACTGTTCCCTCTGATTGGCTTAGCTGGCTGGCTCTCTCCGCCAATCGTGTCGCATTGCTCACCCTCGCCTTGATCTCCACGTTAGACGGCATCTCTGATCTGTACCGAGTTAGGGGTTGTGTTAGGGTTATGTGAGGGTTGTGTTAGGGTTGTGTGAGGGTTGTGTGAGGGTTAGAGTGGTAGATGTTTATATCATATccattaaataaatacattgaacGTGAGCTTCTCAATGCTGGAGAGTGCACACCTCCCTCCTCAGAATCAAAACACAGACAGTGTACATTCAAGGCATCCCAATATGTATCTGAATAATACCAtaatactaactatactaacccCTACGGTGGTTCTGGCTAACCCCTATGGTGGTTCTGGCTAACCCCATACTGTGGTTCTGGCTAACCCCTACGGTGGTTCTGGCTTGGTTCTGGCTAACCCCTATGGTGGTTCTGGCTAA from Oncorhynchus kisutch isolate 150728-3 unplaced genomic scaffold, Okis_V2 Okis09a-Okis19a_hom, whole genome shotgun sequence encodes the following:
- the LOC109887153 gene encoding uncharacterized protein LOC109887153 isoform X2 codes for the protein MPSNVEIKARVSNATRLAERASQLSQSEGTVIRQQDTFFNCSTGRLKLRNLMDGSGQLIFYERPDCDGPKVSNYSLSTTQDPEGLRTVLADSLGVKGEVRKERRLFLVGQTRVHLDSVEGLGHYMELEVVLREDQRPEEGEAIARSLMKELGVGDDSLVTGAYVDLLLEGQG
- the LOC109887153 gene encoding uncharacterized protein LOC109887153 isoform X3, coding for MPSNVEIKARVSNATRLAERASQLSQSEGTVIRQQDTFFNCSTGRLKLRNLMTVLADSLGVKGEVRKERRLFLVGQTRVHLDSVEGLGHYMELEVVLREDQRPEEGEAIARSLMKELGVGDDSLVTGAYVDLLLEGQG
- the LOC109887153 gene encoding uncharacterized protein LOC109887153 isoform X1, which produces MPSNVEIKARVSNATRLAERASQLSQSEGTVIRQQDTFFNCSTGRLKLRNLMQDGSGQLIFYERPDCDGPKVSNYSLSTTQDPEGLRTVLADSLGVKGEVRKERRLFLVGQTRVHLDSVEGLGHYMELEVVLREDQRPEEGEAIARSLMKELGVGDDSLVTGAYVDLLLEGQG